The stretch of DNA AATCAGTCATTTACGCGAAGTAACGAGCAAGAGGGTTTATCTACATGTAATGACGAGGAAAATAGAAACTTCTTTATAAAATATGGATCCTAGAAAAAGTGAAACTGCTGGAGTAGGCTGTTACCTGTCTGATCTCCTGGCGAAGGTCTCCGGAGGAGCTCGGGTCAGCTTATGTACGGTGAGGGGGTGTGAGCGGGACCACTGTTCCTCTGCAATATAcgttatatatacatacatagctgGTCCATAAGGGGAAGTATgtagggggagtacataagggagtgtgtagggggagtacataagagtgtagggggagtacataagagtgtagggtgagtacataagggagtgtgtagggtagtacataagggagtgtgtagggtagtacataatggagtgtgtagggtgagtacataagggagtgtctaggttgagtacataagggagtgtgtagggtgagtacataagggagtgtgtagggtagtacataagggagtgtgtagggtagtacataagggagtgtgtagggtgagtacataagggagtgtctaggttgagtacataagggagtgtgtagggtgagtacataagggagtgtgtagggtagtacataagggagtgtgtagggtgagtacataagggagtgtgtagggtgagtacataagggagtgtgtagggtagtacataagggagtgtgtagggtgagtacataagggagtgtgtagggtagtacataagggagtgtgtagggtagtacataagggagtgtgtagggtgagtacataagggagtgtctaggttgagtacataagggagtgtgtagggtgagtacataagggagtgtgtagggtagtacataagggagtgtgtagggtgagtacataagggagtgtgtaggttgagtacataagggagtgtgtagggtgagtacataagggagtgtgtagggtagtacataagggagtgtgtaggttgagtacataagggagtgtgaagggggagtacataagggagtgtgaagggggagtacataagggaagtttttattttaaatcggctttttaaacatttttcctTCTCTTAAAGCAGTGTAAATAAAGCTATAGATATATTATTCCTACCTTCCGGCTCATCATCGTCATCCCGCAGTAGCGGCGCCTCCCCCTCCCCCTCCCCGGCGGTGGCCGCGCTCGCGCTTGACGTGGACGCCTGCACTATGGGCTCCGACTCTATGATCGTTACTGTTTCTGTACAACATAAGGTTAAGTCAACATTTGATGGTCTGAAGTTACCCTAAGCCTGCCcgataatcggtgaccgattctttgtaggagaaaaatataaaaataagctaACCTAATATAATGCTACGAGTCAATGACAAACCCAGTGACCCAAGCGAAGCATTTTTAAATGATTACTTGCTGGTGGACTTCCTGGTTTCTAAGGGCAGTTCATTCCATAGAAAAATAGCTTGAATGCGAAAAGAAGAGTGGACAGTGTCAGAATTATGAGAGGGACAAACAAGAACATTGTGAGAAAAGCGGAGATTTTTGGAATGACCGGAGCAACGGTATTGAAAATGAGAAATCAGATACGGGGGGGAGTGGGAGAGTTAAGGAAAGAGTAAAGAGTCGTCAAGGCACGCAGCGATCTCCTAAagtctaagtttgtatgtactttctaagtatatcttggacaccaatgacggtgtttcggatggcacgtaaaactgtaggtcccggttgtcattgaacatctttagcagtctttacgggtagtcagaagccagtaagtttaacaccagtcttacctaggtctattggcttgcctgggtaactgcgttgaggaTGCTATATAGGCAATCACTCCATGTGGCACAgtgctactcagctgcatctggttagactggaaaccgaccccaacatagttgggaaaaagctcgggagatgataatgatcgacgacctcgatggcgcaatggtcatcatgccggactgtCGATCCTgcggtctcgggttcgattcccggtataATGAGTAAGGGAAGGTCAGCTATACTGACCGGAACAGCGACAGGAGCAGGCGACGGTGGCCAGCGTGACGAGCAGAGCGACTGCGGCCACCAGCGCCAGCGTCACCAGAGCACCCACCACGTACTCGCGGTACGAGATCGTCGCTATCACGCGGAACCTGGGACATTACATGGTATAtttgtcaccggaaaataacaagatccgtaagtttatcaatttactaagaagtttataaactttcgtaagattctgaacgggagataaattgtaatattttacgtccacattttcgtaaatttatcaatttccgacgtCATACGGTAAATTTATAATCTAACGAATATCTATTCTAAAGATTTTATATGGatctttgaaatacgtaaaataacacactgctctctgattggtcaatgttcatagtggcaatgcttaggaaggagaagtgacacgtgacagccaaccaatcagatcgcgcgtagcgtttggttactgcttacttattattttacgagtgagttcagtaagtttatcaatttacgaaaatgtggacgtaaaatattgcaatttatctcccgtttagaatcttacgaaagtttataaacttcctagtaaattgataaacttacggatcttgttattttccattATTTATTAGCGAAGTCAAGTCGTTTTtggatgtaaaaaaaaataatttaaaaagtcgGTTTACGGACGTGACAACGTCAAACAACGCCAAACAATACatgaattcaaaaaaagaaaaaattgagAAAGTGTGAACAGTGACAAGACACGTGACAAGTCCAGCGACCCAATGACAAGTCTGGCTACTGACCTGAAGCTCTTCATCCGGTTGTCTCGCCAGTATGATGCAGGGGAGTCGCTGGCGCCCGTGCACTCCTCATCGTTCTCCTTCACTATGAACACTATGTAGAAACCCGTAGGGAACATCGATTGCTGGAACAAAATGTCATGATTTATAACTGAGTAGCTTCTAATTTGGATGGCATTATACAATAATTTAGAGGAGCTCTTAGATATGTAGTCAAAAGTTAAGCTGTTTCTTGGATCCATAATATTTACTAGAAAGAACTAAGCGGGTTGGAATGGGTTTTAGGGGGTGCAGGCCAATGTCATAATTGACTGTAAAAAGAATTAGTCAGGGTTTAAAACCGCTTTTGAAGTCATTTCAGTAGGTCGGCCAAAGATGGTGGTTAGCCGTCTATCTGATAATAAATTCCACCGGCTTTCGGAAGGCGCGTTCATATATTTGTTAGtattcatctcccgagcctttccccaaccACGTTGGTGTCGGGAAAGTCTAAACAAGTCATTGGTCAAGGGAAAAGAAGCTCCACTTCTTTTCCACTTTTGGTGTTGTGTACAGTATATAAGTCAAGATTTGGCAGTGGGTGTATGAATGTAAACTCACGGTGAGCGTGATGCCTCCCTTGCTCATCATGGTGAGATGGTAGCCCTTGTACAGCGCCTCCTTCTCGCTGTCGAACACCGGACACTGGAAAACACATTACTCATTTACTATTCTGATAACATTGAAAAAACATAATacttcttggcagtcgggttAAAAACAGTCTTGAATTCttgctaatattattaatagaaaAGAACCTCTGTCTGTCTACCGTGCTTTCACCCAATAAATCTTTTGAAACGAACCTAAGATGTTCCAGCGTACTTTTTATCCGGTCGGAGATCTTTGTTAATTTATCCGAGCGTATTCGGAAGATATTACTCTCTCCCACTTCAGTTCTGCATTTAGGCACAATTATAAAGTACATATACTTAGTTAAATGTTTCCTTACGCAtgattactgaaataaaaaatgccCCAAAATGAGTATGTTTGTCTTACAGAGTTGTTTTGTATGGAGACAGTAGCACATATGTCGTCATCCGAATCTATGATAAGAATCACGCTTTTAGGAATTGTGTAGTTGAACCTGCAACCAAAAACGTAcgataattaaaaaattaagcaGCCtatactgaaagatttttcgaGAAAAGATCcgtaaacaaaagaaacaaattcTTTAGCTACTTATATAATGTTGGAATGAAAACAAACCCAAAAAAAGCGAATCAggcttataaatatttgaaaaagtgGCAGAACAAATTCCACAGTAACTGTAATATGGTGATGTTGATATCAATGtaaatggtgatgatgatgatgacatacctGGAGCCCATCTCAACAGGTCCAGTCGCGGTGATGTTCCACGGATGCTGGTCGAACGAGAAGAAGAAGTACTTCGGAGTGCTCGGCGTCGCGTTTAGTTGGAGCTCCTGAAATGTTACAATTTAAGACTAAATCTGAACAATTTGACATTTATTGTATTATCTTAACCAGAGTGTTAGAGTTTGTATGACTTTATGGTTGGCAAATACATTTCGGAAATTCTAACAACAGTACTTACGGTGGAATAATGAAACGCTACACAATTACAGCTTTAAAGTAAGAAGACGAAACGCTACAAAATAAGTAAGGTGAGCAAACCAGAACAAACGCATACAACAAAAATGCAAAAGTGAACCCAAAGCAAATAGCAATAAGGACCATATTCCCTTGTTCATAATTTACAATAGTTCTATAACTGTCAACTGTACCTTACTACATTCTCCacaacataaaaatttaaaCCAAAACCACACAGCAATAAGGATCACATTCCCTTATTCACAAGTTACAATACTTCCGAAGCTATATACCTTACTACACTACCCACTACATGTAAATTTGAACCAAAAACACACAGTAACAAGGATCATATTCCCTCATCTACACATAACACAACAGTTTTGAAGTCGTACCTTGTTAACATCAACATAGAAGTCGGTGACTCTCTTGAGTTTGATGTCCACGGACACGTTCTTGGGATTGGAAGTCGTGATCTGTATTGTGGGACGGTTCTCCGTTTTTATGTCTGCAACAGAGGATCTTgacttatttttaagtttgaaaTGTTTACATACCATTGTAAGCCGTACAGCCATAGCGTAAGATCCAGACAAATAAAACAAGAACAATCAATAGAATTTCATTATTGTCATCTTTTATCCGAACTCAAAACTtggttctttaaaaaaacgcTCTGCTCTGGTGGGCTCTCCTCTGAAGTTTAATCCAACTAAGCaaatgcttattttttattacattgatTTTGGAATGCCTATCGTCGGTTAACGTTAGAAGAATTTGATAAGGAAAGAAAGCTAGAATACAGACCTGGTCCAGCATCATGAGGGCACAGCGTCCGCGCCATGTCGGAGAACAGTAACGCGCCACCCGCAGTCTGCACCAGCAGTGGTAGTTCCCAAGacgatatacctacatatttcagaaataatatagtaaaaaaaagtttcCCTAAAGACCATTTTAAAGTATGGGGAAATAACTACAAAAATGCTTTAGATTAAGATAATCATTTTTATCAATCTGTCTCAAGCTTTGATTGACTTAACTAGCACTATGCTGTAGTTTAAATGTCGGAACATATTGACAACGTAAGATTCACGTTTTAAAAGTTATATCAGAAaattttttcatagtttttgatgattaaaatgtgttttattatatctatagaTTTCAGTATTATGTTACTTCCTTACCCTTCTGCTGCGTGGCGGTCACGAAGATAGGGTTGTCAGTGCTAAGAGATTCATTCGTCGACACATGGACGCGGGTAGGGTAGCCGTGCCATAACTCTGAATCCTGAAACAACCagttgttcctgagattagtgtgTTCAAGAAAATAAAGTCTTTAGCTTTATTAAGTACTAGCtgttttaccgcggtttcaccctgGTCGTGAGGGAACGGGATTTCTGTCCATAAAGGGATAAAGTATTAGCCTATATATTCGGGAATAGAGAGCTTTCCAACAAAGAAAGGAtttacaaatcgattcagtagtagtaagaaacaaaaatatgtttcctctttataatattaataaagatagaagtataaatagatattattttttgttcgcTTTTATAATAGATTTTATAAAAGCGAACAAAAAGGGCACTAATACTCTCCCGTCCAGTATGTCATTTGAAGGTTGTtgctataaaacaaatgatgaaATTAGTGATGCTTTCGCTGCGTACTTTCAGTCCAATTTCCTTCCTACTTCAACCCAAAATTCTGCTCCCCACAGTTCCTTTTCTCCTACCGACTCAGCACTAAACATAGGCGAGATTGAAATAAATTCTGACCATCTGCTTACTCTTTTAGAATCTTTGGATCTCACTAAAGGCGCGGGTCCCGACAACATACCACCGCTATTTATTGTCAAGTGTGCCAAAGGTTTAGTTAAGCCTCTAAAGATTATTTTCACGCGTTCTGTTACGGAGGGAATTTTTCCCAGTATATGGAAGTACTCCTACATTACACCGGTTCACAAAAGTGGAATTAAGAGTGCCATCGATAATTATAGACCCATTTCCAAATTATGCCTGTTTGGTAAAATTCTTGAACGAATCATCTACAAGCAAGTTTATAGCACTTTTTCTTCGACATTTATTCCCCAACAACACGGCTTTCTTAAAAATCGCTCGACTAGTACTAACCTTCTGTCCTTTGTCGACTTCGTTACTACAAGTATGGACGATGGGGGGCAGGTGGATTGTATTTTTACCGATTATAGTAAATGTTTCGATCGTATTGACCATACTATCCTTTTGCAAAAAATTTTTCATGCAGGCATTCATGGTAACTTATACCGGTGGATAACATCCTACATAAAGAATCGTTCCCAAGCTGTTGTAGTCAATGGAGTTGTGTCTAAGCGGTATGTAGTCCCCTCAGGAGTTCCCCAGGGATCACTTCTTGGGCccttattatttaatatcttcATAAACGACATCCATACGTGCTTTCGAAATTCATTATTTCTACTTTACGCAGACGATATGAAGATCTTTAAATGCATAAACAACCTCGGAGACTGCTATTGCTTGCAGCAAGATCTCGATAGGCTTGAAAATTATTGTCGGTCCAATAATTTAGAACTCAACGTGTCAAAATGTTACTCAATGACATTTACTCGCAAGCCCAACTTCATATCCTACACATATACGCTAAAGAACGACCAGCTAAAGCGAGTAGATTCCATACGGGATTTAGGTGTGATACATGATTCCAAACTTACCTATGAGAAGCACGTAGATCATATAGTAAGTAAAGCTAACAAAGCCATGGGATTCTTAAAAAGGTCTTGTTCCCAGTTTACGGatctcaaaataattaaaatcttataCTGTTCCTTCGTTCGTAGTTCACTTGAGTACTGTTCGCAGGTCTGGAATCCTATGTATGACATCTATATCTCAAGACTGGAATCTGTTCAGCGAAACTTTACGCGATTCCTGCAGTATAAGTGTAAAACACGCGATCATAATTATGAATTGAGATGCAAAAGATACCATCTACTTCCACTCAAGGCGAGAAGGAATATATCGGATATCTCTTTTCTCGTTAAGTTAACACAATCCTATATCGATGCCCCGCAACTTCTTTCCAAGATTAACTTACGCGTTCCCACTAGATCTTCTAGAACACCCTTCCTTCTTCTTAACGTTCCCCGTTGTTATACTAATTACAGACAGAATTCGTTCTTTATAAGATGCGCAAAGTTCTACAACAGTCTGGTCGACTTTTCTGAACTTGACTTATTCGTTACTAAACCACATGTATTGAATAGATTACTGACTAAACATTGGTTCGATAGCTGTTCTATCTAGTACCAACACTTATTATTGTTACAGTGTAGTAATGTAGTTTTGTCTAAGTTaagttttttcctttttttttttacattattcctAATTTTGTTTCCTTTTCTCTCTCAAGCATGCTCTTCATAAAAACCTAAATGCGAAAACATGTTATTGGTTAATAGAtgcataattagttatttttgttaccTAGTTGTTAATACTGTATGTTTTccgattacaataaaataaaataaaataaaataaaatatgtcttacCTCGTAGAAATCCAAGAACTGTTCTGTAGTATCATTGACAAATACTGTAACTCTTGTGTCATACTTGTATCTGAAAAATTCATTACAATACAGTTTTAGTGATAACAGTTCAGCACTCGGTAACATAACAGTAGAGCTCATGGTTAAGTCAAAGCCGCACAACAGCTCCctagatgggtgaccatctagtCATAACAAGTTCTTCTGTGTTTCGGTAAGCATGATAAACTGTatgttccggctgtcatttaaacatcttccAGTTCCAGCCAGACAGTCTGAAAACCAGTCCTAGCAAGGGGCaatgggttgcccgggtgactgggttgagaaggtcaaataggcagtcactccttgtaaaactgtactcgtactcagttgcatccgtttagactggaagtcaacctcagcatatttgaaaaagtatatttaattaaaaatctttaatcACTTAGTACACTATTAAGACTACAATAAACATAACTTTGTTTCGCCGTATGATTcatacttaataataaaaatgtgaagAACATTAAGATAACAGCTATCTTTGTTGTCTGGTGGTCATTCCCTATATtctaactatatttttatttgctcaCTACAGATAGAATTTAGACATTAGCTTTAGCCTGGGCGCATACATTCGGTTTCCTAATCAGGAATTCAGATTCCGAAACTGaaatgctcttttttcatacaaaatgtttacaagagcgcacacgttcttactttttcgTTTCGAATCTTCTCTGTGCGTTCAGATAGTCAGAACCGGAACGTGTGCACTAGTTTAAAGGAATCCCGATCAAGAAACTGAATCCAGAAACCGAATGTGTGCATCCAGGTTTCTACAAGTAATGTGAtattcctatctctagttaaCCATTcaacagatagaatattggaagGGGGGTaaaacaatctatactaatattataaataggaaaactttgtttgtttgtttggttgtaatgaataggctcaaaaacaactggacagtttttaaaaaccatagtttaatttgtattgctgtaaaaagtcctatcaagattgtttgcTTATAGACCTTTAATACTTCACAAAAGATCTACTCAAATGAAGTATAAGAAACTATTATTTCAAAACAACTTTTGGGCATACATACAAAAAAGAACAAAGACAGCAATAAAAGAAGCATTTTATATTATCGCACTGAGTAACTGGGGGAACTCCCGAAATATCGAGATAAAAAGATAATAGAATGCTATTCTTACTATGTAGGAACTTatgtgcaaaaaaataacaataaaacaacgTAATGGAATATGTATGATCTATCTATTGccggtaggtacctactacacgATAGAAAACCTTATGAAATAGTATTTCCAATaccttttattctatttttaaaacgtaAACACTACATAATATTCTAGTTAGAATCTACTCACGTGTTATAGATGAAGATTCTATTAGAAATTCCGCTTTTATTCTTAGTAGCACCAACCACTGTTATTAAGAACAGAGCACTGAATATTAttctaaacattttaattaattatgttttagtttttacGTAAATAACTACACATTTCAGCAACATCAACAGACTGTGTTGTGTTGGTGTTGTGAACAGTTGTATGAAGTTGGAAGTTTTTTATGAGTCGCGATCAGTCTGTGCtgtatatttataacaaattataaagatgtataaaataaatcgaCAAAACTTCATACAAATGAGaggattattaattttaaattaaaataggcattctaattgaaaaaaatcatgaaatacaaaaaaataattgttttttacaaaatatatattgtttTTGAAATTCGTGCCactaaaaaacctttttacgTCAAAGGTTAAACGTCAATCAATAAGACATATGGTGACTAAAGACAATTAAACATACGTTTAGAAATATATCGTAactcaaactaaaaaaaaaattttttctcATTTATCGGGATAAAGGTTCTTagcatattatgtatttttctttatgtaCCTTACGGTATAGCAACGTATAATTACGATCGATGGTAAAAGCTAACAGTTTCACAGTATTTATACAATATTGTTACGCTATTGCTTGAGTGATGATCGAAATGAAATATCATGGTATGATATTAACCTTTGATCATGTCCATCCACTTTTAGGAGGTTGTGACTGGAcagaaacaaaacaagaaaTTGTATCTCAGCTTCGACTTCAAGACATCCTAAGCCTGTAACTTTATTTAACTTATCCATATGCCGGCTTAAACATAAGCATACGAAGTAATATaacagttacaaaaaatatattttccctcacaaaaatacatattatcgTCTTTATTTGCGCACCTGCTGCTTGTCAACAAACTTGATCGAGAAATTATTCAACGCAGACAGGGTCCGtgaaattcttttaaaaaaaggaACTTCTAACATTTCTTtcatcaattttcatttttccaGTTCCCACGCCTACAGCGATCAATTTCTGCTTTGGTAAAATCGGAATAATTGTCTATGGATTGCTGTCGAACAATGAGAATGGACCAATGATAAATctgtgatgataaataaattgaaaatggcGTCGTTTAGCCGACCAAATGAatcaaagaatatatttttcaattaattcaatttaacaATTCTATATTTTACaagaaaacatttaataatcaaacaattttattgatttgcGTGTGTTTTACGATTATTAAACGCGTGTGGAAGCTAAGTTGAAGTGAAACCAGAAATGGTGCTATATGTTTTGTCAGAGTGATAACATTAATGTTTACATGAGTTCGGCGCGGGATATATTGGTAAAATGTTACCGACCGTGGAGGAGACGCGAGGGTACGACTTCCAAGACCCTGACAATGTGGAAAAGTGGCGCGGTGTGTTCATAAATCCCCTTCGAAAGGTAAGCGCGACAATGTTTGGTAACATGCCCTATTGTTTGCCAATTATCGACGAACCTCTTGAATAAGCTCCTATTAGGCTGTATTAGAGTGTTAAAATATCTTAGAAGTTCGTTCTATAGGATATTGGAGCATAATATTTGGTCCAGATGTTGATAAACCAGTGTTTTGAGGTAGCATTCACGGTAGCAGTTTTCAAGGTTTCTGATAGCTTATCAGACGGAATCAGTTGTAATGCTGATCGTAAAAGATCGCAGTCTCATCGTAACATCGATTAAACGCGCGGGATTGCACGTAAATACCTgaaatagtaaatatttgtagaaaaaaatatattcttgatGTTAACTTTTGCACTTTAGTgtttagtaataataatttcaaaagaaattgtaattagaaattattttaactatgtattaaaattgaaatacaataatttttgttgttatttctgtgtatattttaatttttgtcataattttaaatataaattactgaAGGCTAcctatattctattctataaaaATCATTACATAGAATAAATGTCTACAATTATAGCAATTCGCTGTTTGTCTAGAGCTAAGGTTTAAAATCAACACCTAAGCTAGATTTCTACTAAACTATCACAATtatctcatcatctgcctagcctcgtctcaactatgttggggtcaacttccagtctaaccggataccgCTGAGTGGCAGTGTGCatcaaggagcaactgcctatctgacctcctcaacccagttacccaggcaacccccAATACCCCTCGGTATGACTCGGTTGTCACACACATCCATCCTTACCATAACTATTTGCTAAGATATAAGAAAACACCAATCTTAATTATAGCAATACCTCTAGAGTAAGTCAATACTTATCATAAGAAACAGGTGtttaaaatgctttttttaCACCAAAGTTAAACTTAGGGCAGCTTTAAATCCTCAGGAAAAGCTCAAACTCAAAAAGTTTTATTCTAAttgggctgataaatcagcaatTTAATCAAAAGACAGCACCTAAAGCAACTGCCCTTCACCACATCATGACATTTCACTAGAACGTCCaggatttattaaaattgttaggAGGTACACTGTGATcgttaaaatgaaaacaattttactaataattttacTATTCTACAAAGCCTACTAATATCTTAAATGCAAAAGTTTGTATCTAcagatgtttgttcctctttcatgcaaaaattacatgatggattttgatgaaactttacagCAATATAGCttttacatcagaataacaatTACGCCACTTTTGGTGGGTTAAGCGATAGAAACCCCTGAAGAAGTATATAcataagattttttgtttgtttataccgtAAAGGCTCAGAAATTACAGACctgatttgataaattctttcataGTTGGAAAGCtttactcttcccgagtaacataggctatattttatcctggtaccgGCATTAGTTCCCTAGGAGGTCACGGGTAAAACTGCCTGAAAACAGCTAGAAAAATGACAGGCAAATATAACAATAGTAAAATTAGTGGTACATTAGTCATGTTTGTAACATGAT from Helicoverpa zea isolate HzStark_Cry1AcR chromosome 28, ilHelZeax1.1, whole genome shotgun sequence encodes:
- the LOC124643673 gene encoding SID1 transmembrane family member 1-like isoform X1, whose amino-acid sequence is MFRIIFSALFLITVVGATKNKSGISNRIFIYNTYKYDTRVTVFVNDTTEQFLDFYEDSELWHGYPTRVHVSTNESLSTDNPIFVTATQQKGISSWELPLLVQTAGGALLFSDMARTLCPHDAGPDIKTENRPTIQITTSNPKNVSVDIKLKRVTDFYVDVNKELQLNATPSTPKYFFFSFDQHPWNITATGPVEMGSRFNYTIPKSVILIIDSDDDICATVSIQNNSCPVFDSEKEALYKGYHLTMMSKGGITLTQSMFPTGFYIVFIVKENDEECTGASDSPASYWRDNRMKSFRFRVIATISYREYVVGALVTLALVAAVALLVTLATVACSCRCSETVTIIESEPIVQASTSSASAATAGEGEGEAPLLRDDDDEPEEEQWSRSHPLTVHKLTRAPPETFARRSDRYFWGALTVAVVYSLPVVQLLFTYQRMVYQTGNQDLCYYNFLCAHPLGFLSDFNHVYSNVAYVLLGLVFMAQVRRRQRTTSGRPQDLGIPQHYGLLYSMGLALVMEGVLSACYHLCPNKMNFQFDSSFMYVIAVLVMIKLYQNRHSDIIPSAHTTFIVLAVIMTLGLFGILFPSVAFSVLFTILHIATCLILTLKIYYAGKFNLEWSALGRGVWAVRLQGWRALAPAHRARAALLAAANVANWAFAIYSAIIHNKDFARQLLAILLGNAILYTLFYFIMKLLHREPIAPPTWFYCGLAHVAWFLALSLFLDSKTKWSLPAAMSRSHNAQCSVLQLFDSHDAWHLASAAAMFLSFNMLLTVDDHVAATPREQLHTF
- the LOC124643673 gene encoding SID1 transmembrane family member 1-like isoform X2; its protein translation is MFRIIFSALFLITVVGATKNKSGISNRIFIYNTYKYDTRVTVFVNDTTEQFLDFYEDSELWHGYPTRVHVSTNESLSTDNPIFVTATQQKGISSWELPLLVQTAGGALLFSDMARTLCPHDAGPDIKTENRPTIQITTSNPKNVSVDIKLKRVTDFYVDVNKELQLNATPSTPKYFFFSFDQHPWNITATGPVEMGSRFNYTIPKSVILIIDSDDDICATVSIQNNSCPVFDSEKEALYKGYHLTMMSKGGITLTQSMFPTGFYIVFIVKENDEECTGASDSPASYWRDNRMKSFRFRVIATISYREYVVGALVTLALVAAVALLVTLATVACSCRCSETVTIIESEPIVQASTSSASAATAGEGEGEAPLLRDDDDEPEEEQWSRSHPLTVHKLTRAPPETFARRSDRYFWGALTVAVVYSLPVVQLLFTYQRMVYQTGNQDLCYYNFLCAHPLGFLSDFNHVYSNVAYVLLGLVFMAQVRRRQRTTSGRPQDLGIPQHYGLLYSMGLALVMEGVLSACYHLCPNKMNFQFDSSFMYVIAVLVMIKLYQNRHSDIIPSAHTTFIVLAVIMTLGLFGILFPSVAFSVLFTILHIATCLILTLKIYYAGKFNLEWSALGRGVWAVRLQGWRALAPAPRCWRPLMSLTGPSLYTIHIVHRVVGARSRRVGSAAAGMASPGARAALLAAANVANWAFAIYNTYRAQSGRR